In Macrobrachium nipponense isolate FS-2020 chromosome 15, ASM1510439v2, whole genome shotgun sequence, a single genomic region encodes these proteins:
- the LOC135227004 gene encoding tryptophan--tRNA ligase, mitochondrial-like isoform X2, whose translation MYVKEVLPLKLLKNLRLIFTKVLLEPPDVCGVRCVSSATKYSRTEINNVRAPFVFSPLILLYFLTPYRRGRMRMPALRPKIVFGSLPLQNSHASSHSARKLSVLHNGRVVAGSMLNPVKRPVFLGSHSENIVESAFAGGSNVLETESLQSACFARNYSSDSFKRTIFSGIQPTGVLHLGNYFGAIRKWVELQEAGENVIYCIVDLHSITLPQDHKALHSQIISMAASLIACGIDPSKAILFQQSKVSEHSELNWVLGCLTTMARLGHLPQFKEKSDKLKEIPLGLYVYPVLQAADILLYRATHVPVGDDQRQHIQLAAHLARVFNNRFGQTFISPRTMVYDDSTSRIRSLRQPTKKMSKSEVDERSRIEITDSPESIREKFKKAVTDFKSEVYYDIEQRPGVSNIMSIHSAVTGKSYSEIADECKGIESAKYKLMVADAVIEYLRPIRTTYEDIVNDKGYIDEILEKGSTRARVIAQKTWQEVKQKVGLSR comes from the exons ATGTACGTGAAAGAAGTACTTCCTTTGAAATTGCTGAAAAATTTGAGATTAATTTTTACGAAAGTGTTATTGGAACCTCCTGACGTCTGCGGTGTCAGATGTGTGTCGTCTGCCACGAAGTATAGTCGTACTGAGATCAATAACGTCAGAGCGCCTTTTGTGTTCAGCCCCCTTATTCTTCTCTACTTCCTAACACCTTACA GAAGAGGAAGGATGAGGATGCCAGCCCTGAGACCGAAGATTGTTTTTGGTTCTTTGCCTCTCCAAAATAGCCATGCATCCAGCCACTCTGCTAGGAAGTTGTCTGTGCTCCATAATGGCCGTGTTGTTGCTGGAAGCATGCTGAATCCAGTCAAGCGACCTGTTTTCCTTGGCTCTCACAGTGAAAATATTGTTGAAAGTGCTTTTGCAGGCGGTTCTAACGTTTTAGAAACGGAGAGTTTGCAGAGTGCTTGTTTTGCCAGAAACTATAGCAGTGATTCTTTTAAAAGGACTATTTTCTCTGGTATCCAGCCAACTGGTGTTCTTCATCTAGGTAATTATTTTGGTGCAATAAGGAAATGGGTAGAGTTGCAGGAGGCtggtgaaaatgttatctattgCATAGTGGACCTCCACTCCATAACTTTGCCACAGGATCACAAAGCTTTGCATTCTCAGATTATTTCTATGGCAGCTTCTCTTATTGCATGTGGAATAGATCCCTCCAAAGCCATTCTTTTCCAACAGTCTAAAGTGTCGGAGCATTCAGAGCTCAATTGGGTCTTGGGCTGCTTGACAACTATGGCAAGGTTAGGCCACCTCCCACAGTTTAAAGAAAAAAGTGATAAATTGAAAGAGATCCCTTTAGGTTTGTATGTGTATCCTGTATTACAGGCTGCTGACATTCTTTTGTATCGAGCTACCCATGTTCCTGTAGGGGACGATCAAAGGCAGCATATTCAACTTGCAGCGCATTTGGCCAGGGTTTTCAATAATAGATTTGGTCAGACTTTCATTTCACCTCGAACAATGGTTTACGATGATTCTACCTCAAGAATTAGAAGTCTCAGACAGCCCACAAAGAAGATGTCTAAGTCAGAGGTGGATGAACGAAGTAGAATTGAAATTACAGATAGCCCTGAATCCATTCGGGAGAAATTTAAAAAAGCAGTAACGGATTTTAAATCAGAAGTGTATTATGATATAGAGCAAAGGCCTGGGGTTTCCAACATAATGTCTATACATAGTGCAGTAACTGGCAAAAGCTACAGTGAAATAGCTGATGAATGCAAGGGTATAGAAAGTGCGAAATATAAACTTATGGTAGCTGATGCAGTTATAGAATATCTTCGTCCTATTCGTACAACATATGAAGACATTGTAAATGATAAAGGGTATATTGATGAAATTTTAGAGAAAGGGTCAACAAGAGCGAGGGTAATTGCTCAAAAGACATGGCAGGAAGTGAAACAGAAAGTAGGACtttcaagataa
- the LOC135227004 gene encoding tryptophan--tRNA ligase, mitochondrial-like isoform X1: MYVKEVLPLKLLKNLRLIFTKVLLEPPDVCGVRCVSSATKYSRTEINNVRAPFVFSPLILLYFLTPYTGRGRMRMPALRPKIVFGSLPLQNSHASSHSARKLSVLHNGRVVAGSMLNPVKRPVFLGSHSENIVESAFAGGSNVLETESLQSACFARNYSSDSFKRTIFSGIQPTGVLHLGNYFGAIRKWVELQEAGENVIYCIVDLHSITLPQDHKALHSQIISMAASLIACGIDPSKAILFQQSKVSEHSELNWVLGCLTTMARLGHLPQFKEKSDKLKEIPLGLYVYPVLQAADILLYRATHVPVGDDQRQHIQLAAHLARVFNNRFGQTFISPRTMVYDDSTSRIRSLRQPTKKMSKSEVDERSRIEITDSPESIREKFKKAVTDFKSEVYYDIEQRPGVSNIMSIHSAVTGKSYSEIADECKGIESAKYKLMVADAVIEYLRPIRTTYEDIVNDKGYIDEILEKGSTRARVIAQKTWQEVKQKVGLSR; this comes from the exons ATGTACGTGAAAGAAGTACTTCCTTTGAAATTGCTGAAAAATTTGAGATTAATTTTTACGAAAGTGTTATTGGAACCTCCTGACGTCTGCGGTGTCAGATGTGTGTCGTCTGCCACGAAGTATAGTCGTACTGAGATCAATAACGTCAGAGCGCCTTTTGTGTTCAGCCCCCTTATTCTTCTCTACTTCCTAACACCTTACA CAGGAAGAGGAAGGATGAGGATGCCAGCCCTGAGACCGAAGATTGTTTTTGGTTCTTTGCCTCTCCAAAATAGCCATGCATCCAGCCACTCTGCTAGGAAGTTGTCTGTGCTCCATAATGGCCGTGTTGTTGCTGGAAGCATGCTGAATCCAGTCAAGCGACCTGTTTTCCTTGGCTCTCACAGTGAAAATATTGTTGAAAGTGCTTTTGCAGGCGGTTCTAACGTTTTAGAAACGGAGAGTTTGCAGAGTGCTTGTTTTGCCAGAAACTATAGCAGTGATTCTTTTAAAAGGACTATTTTCTCTGGTATCCAGCCAACTGGTGTTCTTCATCTAGGTAATTATTTTGGTGCAATAAGGAAATGGGTAGAGTTGCAGGAGGCtggtgaaaatgttatctattgCATAGTGGACCTCCACTCCATAACTTTGCCACAGGATCACAAAGCTTTGCATTCTCAGATTATTTCTATGGCAGCTTCTCTTATTGCATGTGGAATAGATCCCTCCAAAGCCATTCTTTTCCAACAGTCTAAAGTGTCGGAGCATTCAGAGCTCAATTGGGTCTTGGGCTGCTTGACAACTATGGCAAGGTTAGGCCACCTCCCACAGTTTAAAGAAAAAAGTGATAAATTGAAAGAGATCCCTTTAGGTTTGTATGTGTATCCTGTATTACAGGCTGCTGACATTCTTTTGTATCGAGCTACCCATGTTCCTGTAGGGGACGATCAAAGGCAGCATATTCAACTTGCAGCGCATTTGGCCAGGGTTTTCAATAATAGATTTGGTCAGACTTTCATTTCACCTCGAACAATGGTTTACGATGATTCTACCTCAAGAATTAGAAGTCTCAGACAGCCCACAAAGAAGATGTCTAAGTCAGAGGTGGATGAACGAAGTAGAATTGAAATTACAGATAGCCCTGAATCCATTCGGGAGAAATTTAAAAAAGCAGTAACGGATTTTAAATCAGAAGTGTATTATGATATAGAGCAAAGGCCTGGGGTTTCCAACATAATGTCTATACATAGTGCAGTAACTGGCAAAAGCTACAGTGAAATAGCTGATGAATGCAAGGGTATAGAAAGTGCGAAATATAAACTTATGGTAGCTGATGCAGTTATAGAATATCTTCGTCCTATTCGTACAACATATGAAGACATTGTAAATGATAAAGGGTATATTGATGAAATTTTAGAGAAAGGGTCAACAAGAGCGAGGGTAATTGCTCAAAAGACATGGCAGGAAGTGAAACAGAAAGTAGGACtttcaagataa